The genomic interval TGCCAGTATAGAGTGGGCGTTACTCAGAGGTGCCAGTATACAGTGGGCGTTACTCAGAGGTGCCAGTATACAGTGGGTGTTACTCAGAGGTGCCAGTATAGAGTGGGCGTTACTCAGAGGTGCCAGTATACAGTGGGCGTTACTCAGAGGTGCCAGTACAGAGTGGGCGTTACTCAGAGGTGCCAGTATAGAGTGGGCGTTACTCAGAGGTGCCAGTATACAGTGGGCGTTACTCAGAGGTGCCAGTACAGAGTGGGCGTTACTCAGAGGTGCCAGTACAGAGTGGGCGTTACTCAGAGGTGCCAGTACAGAGTGGGCGTTACTCAGAGGTGCCAGTATACAGTGGGCGTTACTCAGAGGTGCCAGTATACAGTGGGCGTTACTCAGAGGTGCCAGTATACAGTGGGCGTTACTCAGAGGTGCCAGTATACAGTGGGCGTTACTCAGAGGTGCCAGTATACAGTGGGCGTTACTCAGAGGTGCCAGTATACAGTGGGCGTTACTCAGAGGTGCCAGTATACAGTGGGCGTTACTCAGAGGTGCCAGTACAGAGTGGGCGTTACTCAGAGGTGCCAGTATACAGTGGGCGTTACTCAGAGGTGCCAGTATACAGTGGGCGTTACTCAGAGGTGCCAGTATACAGTGGGCGTTACTCAGAGGTGCCAGTATACAGTGGGCGTTACTCAGAGGTGCCAGTACAGAGTGGGCGTTACTCAGAGGTACCAGTATACAGTGGGCGTTACTCAGAGGTGCCAGTATACAGTGGGCGTTACTCAGAGGTGCCAGTATACAGTGGGCGTTACTCAGAGGTGCCAGTATACAGTGGGCGTTACTCAGAGGTGCCAGTACAGAGTGGGCGTTACTCAGAGGTGCCAGTATACAGTGGGCGTTACTCAGAGGTGCCAGTACAGAGTGGGCGTTACTCAGAGGTGCCAGTATACAGTGGGCGTTACTCAGAGGTGCCAGTACAGAGTGGGCGTTACTCAGAGGTGCCAGTATACAGTGGGCGTTACTCAGAGGTGCCAGTACAGAGTGGGCGTTACTCAGAGGTGCCAGTATACAGTGGGCGTTACTCAGAGGTGCCAGTACAGAGTGGGCGTTACTCAGAGGTGCCAGTATACAGTGGGCGTTACTCAGAGGTGCCAGTATACAGTGGGCGTTACTCAGAGGTGCCAGTACAGAGTGGGCGTTACTCAGAGGTGCCAGTATACAGTGGGCGTTACTCAGAGGTGCCAGTATAGAGTGGGCGTTACTCAGAGGTGCCAGTATACAGTGGGCGTTACTCAGAGGTGCCAGTATACAGTGGGCGTTACTCAGAGGTGCCAGTATACAGTGGGCGTTACTCAGAGGTGCCAGTACACAGTGGGCGTTACTCAGAGGTGCCAGTACAGAGTGGGCGTTACTCAGAGGTGCCAGTATACAGTGGGCGTTACTCAGAGGTGCCAGTATACAGTGGGCGTTACTCAGAGGTGCCAGTATACAGTGGGCGTTACTCAGAGGTGCCAGTATACAGTGGGCGTTACTCAGAGGTGCCAGTATACAGTGGGCGTTACTCAGAGGTGCCAGTATACAGTGGGCGTTACTCAGAGGTGCCAGTATACAGTGGGCGTTACTCAGAGGTGCCAGTACAGAGTGGGCGTTACTCAGAGGTGCCAGTATACAGTGGGCGTTACTCAGAGGTGCCAGTACAAATTTGCAGTTAATTCATCCAATTAACAGACATATGAAAATGTGCAAATTCTGCGATTTACTTGTGTAAGGGAAACATCTGACTGAGCacccacgtgggggggggggggggaggggggggagacgccGAGCAATGCCCGGTCAATCCCTTGCACAGCTGCTGTAACCGCGCTGGGACCCATACCCCCAGAATACTGCGTGTTAATCAttcaaataccccccccccccatggtccCGCAGGGTTACACGGGTCCCTCCGTGTGGGGCACATTAGCCGTTACTGCCCGGAGCTGACCCCCCCGTGGTCCCGCAGGGTTACATGGGTCCCTCTGTGTGGGGCACATTAGCCGTTACTGCCCGGAGCTGTCCCCCCTGTGGTCCCGCAGGGTTACATGGGTCCCTCTGTGTGGGGCACATTAGCCGTTACTGCCCGGAGCTGTCCCCCCCCGTGGTCCCGCAGGGTTACACGGGTCCCTCCGTGTGGGGCACATTAGCCGTTACTGCCCGGAGCTGTCCCCCCCCGTGGTCCCGCAGGGTTACACGGGTCCCTCCGTGTGGGGCACATTAGCCGTTACTGCCCGGAGCTGTCCCCCCCCGTGGTCCCGCAGGGTTACACGGGTCCCTCCGTGTGGGGCACATTAGCCGTTACTGCCCGGAGCTGTCCCCCCCGTGGTCCCACAGGGTTACACGGGTCCCTCCGTGTGGGGCACATTAGCCGTTATTGCCCGGAGCCGTCAGCAATATGAACCCTTAGGGCCAGAGTGCCTACGGGGAGCTGACACCAAGCCGTTTATCGACATATACTGATTGAAGTGGGGATAGCAGCTTATAACCTCTTTCCTTATGCTGGGTTGTAGGCTCCTCTCTCCGGGGCGATATCACACAGCGGAGGCAGCACACGTCCCATGGGGAGCGATGAGGGGTTGGGCAGTGGAAGCCCTTCCTCCCTCTAGTTGAGCAGGTTGCCCTGCTCCTGTGCCCGGGTCAGACTGTCCTTCCGGTGGAGGTGATGTACCCCCATTCTTTTGGGGCTGCGGTGTGGGCGTCCAGTTGGAGGCTTCTCCCTGTACACCTCCTCTTGCTGCACACAGGGCTCCTGAATCTCCTCTTCTGTTACCGTCTCCTCCTCTGCAAGTATCTGCTGCTCGTCTGacccttcctcttcctcctctgcAAGTATCTGCTGCTCGTCTGacccttcctcttcctcctctggtgCCCCGGTCAGCAGATCCTGGGTCTCCTCCTGGGAGAACTCTTTGCCATACTCGTTGGGGAGGTGCTCTCTCCGCACCCCTGTGCCCTCTGCCTCTAGGCTGGACTCCAGACTGCCCGCCCAGCTGTGTCCGGAGCTCTCCCGGTCAGAGTAAGCCTGCGCCGCCCTGCTCAGCTCCTGCATGGAATGGCTGAACCTCCTTTGCAGCTCCAGCGCAGTGTCCCTGCTGAAAGACGTGCGGTGTGCCAGCGACACCGTGCTCGGTACGGCCTTCTCCACGAACATTCTCTGCCAGTTAGCCAGCATGTCCTCCTCTGAGCTGGCAGAGCTGGGGGCCGCACTGCTCACCGGGGAGCGGGCGGGGTTGTCTGCGCTCCGCGCCCGCTGTGGATAACTAGCGGTGGAAGCTGGGCTGTTGGGTACGGTGCGGTGCCTGTCTGGGCTACCCTCCTCGCCCAGTACCAGGCTGAGTGAGATGGCCTGGCGTGTGGCGTAGGTGCAGTTGGGCAGTGGACTGTTTTTGGGTATCCTCACCTTCTCGTCTGAGAACTCGATCACTTTGCGGCCGGGGTACatggaatggggagggggaggtgtggggtAAGGGCTGAGCTTCTCAAATGTGGGGGGCTCCTCCGAGGTGCTGTCTTCGCTGCCCTGCTGCCGCAGACCCCCATTCTGCTGATGCCAGACCTCCCCTGCCCTCTCGCTTGGGCAGCTCATGTCCACGTGCACGAAGACATCCTCGGCGGTGGGGCCGCTGCCGCTGCTGGAGGTGGCGGAGTTTAGGATGAGGGACTCTGGCTTCTCCAACACACGGGCAATGACAGAAGTGGGCACcacatcagagagagagaggctaggGGGAGGGGTGTCCTGACCGGATCCCAGGGACGAGCCGGAACTCTGCAGATGCTTGGAGACCATGTCCTGTAGCTTGTAGGGCAGCTGTGAGGAGGGGGACAGCTTAGTAACAACATTACACTGGTAGGGGGGCTGGGGGTTACTCACACTGCTCATCTCAAAAACTCACATCTCAGGCACTCTGTGACACGGAaactcacatctcagacactcCGTGACACGGACACTCACATCTCAGGCACTCTGTGACACGGAAACTCACATCTCAGACACGCCGTGACACGGatactcacatctcagacactccatgacacGGACACTCACATCTCAGGCACTCCATGACACGGACACTCACATCTCAGGCACTCCATGACATGGACACTCACATCTCAGGCACTCTGTGACACAGACACTCATATCTCAGGCACTCCGTGACACTGATACTCACATCTCAGGCACTCCGTGACACTGatactcacatctcagacactgtgacacagatacTCACATCTCAGGCACTCCATGACACGGacactcacatctcagacactcTGTGACACGGATACTCACATCTCAGGCACTCCATGACACGGacactcacatctcagacactcCGTGACACTGatactcacatctcagacactgtgacacagatactcacatctcagacactgtgacacagacactcacatctcagacacGCCGTGACACGGATACTCACATCTCAGGCACTCCATGacactcacatctcagacactcCGTGACACTGatactcacatctcagacactgtgacacagatactcacatctcagacactgtgacacggatactcacatctcagacactgtgacacagatacTCACATCTTAGGCACTCCGTGACACGGACACTCACATCTCAGGCACTCCGTGACACTGATACTCACTTCTCAGACACTCTGTGACACGGatactcacatctcagacactccgtgacactgacactcacatctcagacactgtgacacagatactcacatctcagacactcCGTGACACTGatactcacatctcagacactgtgacacagatactcacatctcagacactgtgacacagatacTCACATCTCAGGCACTCCGTGACACGGACACTCACATCTCAGGCACTctgtgacacagacactcacatctcagacactccatgacacGGACACTCACATCTCAGGCACTCcgtgacacagacactcacatctcagacactcAGTGACACGGATACTCACATCTCAGGCACTCCATGACACGGACACTTACATCTCAGACACTCCGTGACACGGatactcacatctcagacactcCGTGACACGGatactcacatctcagacactccatgacacGGACACTCACATCTCAGGCACTCcgtgacacagacactcacatctcagacactcAGTGACACGGATACTCACATCTCAGGCACTCCATGACACGGACACTTACATCTCAGACACTCCGTGACACGGATACTCACATCTCAGGCACTCCATGTCACGAATACTCACATTTCagtgtgacgggggaggggtgccaagcgtgtaataaaggggtcacccccattaggcacccccttccaccgtctgggaggtgaggggttaaccagaaatgtacgtataatacatatgttcccctgcttcataaccaaaaggtacgtcccttggttatcctattcccacatttagagggaattaatgtatttttattcccctgcctcagggcaaactgttttatttgctaGATGTGTATATGGGTACAagtattggtgtttgtacctgtgcagtgtatgcaacaaccacatacactgggatctatgcgagagggaaagggttaatgttaatttggtgtttatggccctttgtcccctttcccgcctttgcaggctccattttgcagtctctccataggtcgccattacagccccatgtaaccgtatggagattccggcgactAGGGCCCGATATCGtggaagacctgcaggtggcgcccgagaggaggagcggcggttccccattgtaagtcaatggagccattcatttcaatggggattcctcgaagccgacctccaggaacgggttgccAACCATCctaaccgcagaccgcaagagcggaaacattgtcttgaagagagctttgatcactccccggtcaagttcaaattcaattggcgtgggaaacttaggttctagggcacccaggaataaaattctttttgccccatgaccctaggaaccccctcacttgaccccaaccgggtccgagagtaaatgaccccggtaaagggtcgTGCTCGTTATAAGGGTCGCACCatagactctaatggcggaggtaaaagTCGCgagtgaaaacggctaagtcagagtgagcagaaacctggaacccataactccggttctcttcaacctagagggctgagattcggccaccatgtagtcctagttccggcaggattgcatggcaaataccgaccctctcggggcaacagaacggagtcagggtaattgcaaatttgggtttctgccattgacttgcatggcagaaaaaagcctttGGAAAATGTGCTTTTAAACCTGTGTGTATCTCCGGTCCGGTGGGTCACAgcaagctgaaacttggccaccatggagagtcccctccggcatgagggtctggcaagtttcagcccgctcggcccagccgaaacggattattttaatatatatagatattaaaaaatgtattgtgtttcaaagcggggataaaagcccgcgaaagttaATGGCTCTGCttaatgttaatgctcaggggggtgaCCCATCggctacaacagaccccctgatcaaaggctcagccactcgggctgtatacattagggcggagaaatgcagggcttgagtggtctgtaagtgctataATTCACACCTACAGACAAAGGGTTTACTGACCAGATACCAGGCTGGTAGACTTTTaggcgccctgacttttgtgtgggggctaaagaaatgagaccccaagggccagaagtacgcatgtgccaactaactgggggcatgatctaacaatgttcccacgttagctggcaaggagggattgggtgcagataattgtcatccaatgtcttgcactcaatgccagggtataggaatgaaatcccatataaaccagtgtaaaccctatacccagtgtcttcgtgatgtcttcatctgaacctgtattgctgaatgaattgccaatccctTTATCATGATCAATGGTGAGCGCTTCGCCCTGCACCTTCCTTATTTGTTACCCAATGTGTTTTCTGTGGTAACCACGCCTGTGCTAAATAAGCTCATCTTAACTCGTACAACAATTCTATATTTATAATGTAAGCACTATGTGTGCAGTGCTCTACGTGTTTGCACAATCTGCATAGATGAGGTTTTGGTACACTGCTAGGTGGTACAGGCCTTTTAATGTAAGCACtatgtgtgcagtgctgtacgtGTTTGCACAATCTGCATAGATGAGGTTTTGGTACACTGCTAGGTGGTACAGGCCTTTTAATGTAAGCACtatgtgtgcagtgctgtacgtGTTTGCACAATCTGCATAGATGAGGTTTTGGTACACTGCTAGGTGGTACAGGCCTTTTAATGTAAGCACtatgtgtgcagtgctgtacgtGTTTGCACAATCTGCATAGATGAGGTTTTGGTACACTGCTAGGTGGTACAGGCCTTTTAATGTAAGCACtatgtgtgcagtgctgtacgtGTTTGCACAATCTGCATAGATGAGGTTTTGGTACACTGCTAGGTGGTACAGGCCTTTTAACATGTTAATGCATGCGTTCCTAAAACATAACGTGCAGGTTGTATATCTTGGGTGTGGAAACTGGGAGTCCTGACATCAAGGGGGCCACATTGCATATGTTACCTGTCCCTTTTCCCCATAAGATCTTTCTTATTGTGGAACAGATCAGTAGTCTGCGGTATTATATTGGAATTGAGTGTCCCGGTCCTGTGACCATGGGAGTGAGCGTGTCCTTGTCGTGTTTAACCTTTGCTCAAATCAACTGTGCTGATTTGGTTCAGCGAATGGAAGACCTCACAGTATAACTAAACGTGGCGTTACTACTCCCACTGCTGCCAGGCCTGAGACAGATATTTTAACAGCTAGAAGTTTTCATTTTCCAGAATTGACTTGGCACAAATAATTCCTTCTCTGTCTGAATTCTTCAGCATTGGGTCACTTCAGGAGTTTAATAACCccacactttttatttttatgtgtctaaCAAAATAGTAAGTCATAAATCAGACGGTTCCTGTCTCACTGGTGGTTAACAGGAATATAAAGTACCCTGTATAGAAATTGTAATTGTGACCTAAAGTCATGTCCTTTTCTATGCTGTGCAAGACTCTGGGTAAGTCTATTGCTTTTTAATATTCTCTGTGGAGAGCGATCCCTTGTACTCTAGGCAGACGCACACAAATAAGAAATGGGATAGTGTGGAAATTCTGCCATTTGACGGGTCTTTTGTCAGGATCTATTTAGGTAAGCGTCTCCCAGGTATCATATTCATTATTATTTTCCAATGCTAAATAAACCAGCAACCCATTTGTTTATTGaaagtgtgtacacacacacacacacacacacacccccccacacccccttagTCCTGTGCAGAAGTGGGAAGTGCGGTGTCCTGTCTGGTCATTTTTATATAATACTATTGTCCTTTAGCAGTTAAATCAGCTGTAATATTTTGGAAGCTCAGAATTACAACCATGCATGTGAACACCTTCTGAAGAAGACTGATATGTAAGGCAAGACGGAAGCAACAATACTGTACGTCCGTTGCCAAACTTTGACTGTATGTGCTTTGTTGCGGTCACCTTTTCCTAACGACAGCCCCATAGCAGGTGAGATTTCCCTAGAATTGACAATTCGCTGGCGTATGACTGCCTGCAGGAAGATAGGGATTGTGAATTATTTATTCAAATAGCTGACCAAAAATAATACAGTATTTACTCCCTAAAACTTCAAAGGCTAGTTTGGTGATTTTTAATGGAAGGGCAGCTCTTGCCTCTCCCGGCTTGTTCCTCTTCAGCCTGTGATCCTTCTctttaggcgcaaagttcacctttcctgtctcgcctttaaatactttctgggcaagctacccagctacctgaacaagctcctcacccctaccacatgcagcacctatcacctgagatcagactccaaaagactgttaatttttcccaaggctcaacaaagtatccggacgttcctccttctcttaccgtgcaccccaaaactggaacaacctaccagagactctcacatccaccaccagtttaagttctttcataactaaggctgtctcacattttatcctggtctgtaactgtttcatacgcccataacatatattatctgtaactgtgcacgcaatgtcttgtactgctgcggccaagtttatttgagcatttgcccggtctcggccgcagcagtaaccaggcgcgcgccgggatgtgcctggtgcgcgccgaagccgcggaggagcgccctccgatcggggctttctccctccgctcgccgggtccgccggaaccccctgccgccgtcccccacatcgcgggacaccagggctccctcggggagccctggacgcgcgtgcagggggcgcaggcacccgatgacgcgtgaccgcgcgtcgatgacgcgcagcacgccgagggagtgcggctagcatgccggggcatccccaggcttgcggagctagccacactcaaataaaatgtgccgcctctgtatataatgtatatcctgctcattactgtacctgtaaccatgtattatttgttttactctgtgcccaggacatacttgaaaacgagaggtaactctcactgtattacttcctggtaaaatattttataaataaataaataaatcctgtacctgattgcttcattgtccaacccctaagtaagtgtatattttgcctgttatttgtatatcttgtgtgttcaccttctttaaggaataaattatatttattatatctaagtcgtgttcagttcaacccagatattttgtgtatattatagccTATCACTAGCTATCGTGACACTTaggcactgtgacacagacactcacatctcaGAGACTGTGACACAAacactcacatctcagacactgtgacacagatacccacatctcagacactgtgacacagacactcacatctcaGATACTACGTGACACAGatactcacatctcagacactgtgacacagacactcacatctcagacactgtgacacagatactcacatctcagacactgtgacacagatacccacatctcagacactgtaacacagacactcacatctcagaaactgtgacacagacactcacatctcagacactgtgacacagatactcacatctcagacactgtgacacagatactcacatctcagacactgtgacacagatacTCACATCTCAGGCACTGTGACACGGatactcacatctcagacactgtgacacagatacccacatctcagacactgtgacacagacactcacatctcagacactgtgacacagatactcacatctcagacactgtgacacagatacccacatctcagacactgtaacacagacactcacatctcagacactgtgacacagacactcacatctcaGAGACTGTGACACAAacactcacatctcagacactgtgacacagatacccacatctcagacactgtgacacagacactcacatctcagacactgtgacacagatacCCACATCTCAGACACTGTGTCACGGacactcacatctcagacactgtgacacagatactcacatctcagacactgtgacacagacactcacatctcaGATACTACGTGACACAGatactcacatctcagacactgtgacacagacactcacatctcagacactgtgacacagatactcacatctcagacactgtgacacagatacccacatctcagacactgtaacacagacactcacatctcagaaactgtgacacagacactcacatctcagacactgtgacacagatactcacatctcagacactgtaacacagacactcacatctcagacactgtaacacagacactcacatctcagacactgtaacacagacactcacatctcagacactgtgacacagacactcacatctcagacactgtaacacagacactcacatctcagagactgtgacacagacactcacatctcagacactgtgacacagatacccacatctcagacactgtgacacagacactcacatctcagagactgtgacacagacactcacatctcagacactgtgacacagatacccacatctcagacactgtgacacggacactcacatctcagacactgtgacacagatactcacatctcagacactgtgacacagacactcacatctcagacactccgtgacacagatactcacatctcagacactgtgacacagacactcacatctcagacactgtgacacagatactcacatctcagacactgtgacacagatacccacatctcagacactgtaacacagacactcacatctcagacactgtgacacagacactcacatctcagacactgtgacacagatactcacatctcagacactgtaacacagacactcacatctcagacactgtaacacagacactcacatctcagacactgtaacacagacattcacatctcagacactgtgacacagacactcacatctcagacactgtaacacagacactcacatctcagacactgtaacacagacactcacatctcagacactgtgacacagacactcacatctcagacactgtaacacagacacccacatctcagacactgtaacacagacactcacatctcagacactgtgacacagacactcacatctcagacactgtaacacagacactcacatctcagacactgtaacacagacactcacatctcagacactgtgacACGGACACTCACATCtaagacactgtgacacagacactcacatctcagacactgtaacacagacacccacatctcagacactgtaacacagacactcacatc from Ascaphus truei isolate aAscTru1 unplaced genomic scaffold, aAscTru1.hap1 HAP1_SCAFFOLD_342, whole genome shotgun sequence carries:
- the LOC142483607 gene encoding tight junction-associated protein 1-like, whose translation is MERCSPILRSERYRQDCNLAVQLLKCNKSHFRNHKFADLPYKLQDMVSKHLQSSGSSLGSGQDTPPPSLSLSDVVPTSVIARVLEKPESLILNSATSSSGSGPTAEDVFVHVDMSCPSERAGEVWHQQNGGLRQQGSEDSTSEEPPTFEKLSPYPTPPPPHSMYPGRKVIEFSDEKVRIPKNSPLPNCTYATRQAISLSLVLGEEGSPDRHRTVPNSPASTASYPQRARSADNPARSPVSSAAPSSASSEEDMLANWQRMFVEKAVPSTVSLAHRTSFSRDTALELQRRFSHSMQELSRAAQAYSDRESSGHSWAGSLESSLEAEGTGVRREHLPNEYGKEFSQEETQDLLTGAPEEEEEGSDEQQILAEEEEEGSDEQQILAEEETVTEEEIQEPCVQQEEVYREKPPTGRPHRSPKRMGVHHLHRKDSLTRAQEQGNLLN
- the LOC142483606 gene encoding uncharacterized protein LOC142483606; this translates as MSINGLVNAHCILAPLSNAHCILAPLSNAHCILAPLSNAHCILAPLSNAHCILAPLSNAHSVLAPLSNAHSILAPLSNAHCILAPLSNAHSVLAPLSNAHCILAPLSNAHCILAPLSNAHSVLAPLSNAHCILAPLSNAHSVLAPLSNAHCILAPLSNAHSVLAPLSNAHCILAPLSNAHSVLAPLSNAHCILAPLSNAHSVLAPLSNAHCILAPLSNAHCILAPLSNAHCILAPLSNAHCILVPLSNAHSVLAPLSNAHCILAPLSNAHCILAPLSNAHCILAPLSNAHCILAPLSNAHSVLAPLSNAHCILAPLSNAHCILAPLSNAHCILAPLSNAHCILAPLSNAHCILAPLSNAHCILAPLSNAHCILAPLSNAHSVLAPLSNAHSVLAPLSNAHSVLAPLSNAHCILAPLSNAHSILAPLSNAHSVLAPLSNAHCILAPLSNAHSILAPLSNTHCILAPLSNAHCILAPLSNAHSILAPLSNAHSILAPLSNAHSVLAPLSNTHCILAPLSNAHCILAPLSNAHSVLAPLSNAHCILAPLSNAHSVLAPLSNAHSIRSSAASGG